In a genomic window of Allomeiothermus silvanus DSM 9946:
- a CDS encoding patatin-like phospholipase family protein encodes MQAVVLSGGGARGLAHIGVLEVLEAHGFEAQIVAGTSMGAIIGALWAAGKSAAEILEIARRTPWLRLLSLNPRSSGFISERRMRELLALHLPETFEVLQRRLIVTATDLETGQLAYFFEGDLRGAVLASSAYPGLFSPVVFNRRTFVDGGVLDNLPVDAARFLQAKTVLAVDVTPEIALPGVPRTAIGQIRRSVDIMQNHLTAARRALYPPEKYLRPELGGVGIEQFHRIEEIVEAGRRAARDLF; translated from the coding sequence GTGCAGGCCGTCGTGTTATCAGGGGGTGGGGCCAGGGGGCTGGCCCATATCGGGGTCCTGGAGGTGCTCGAGGCCCATGGCTTCGAAGCCCAGATAGTGGCGGGAACCAGCATGGGAGCTATCATCGGGGCTTTGTGGGCAGCGGGGAAGAGCGCGGCGGAAATCCTCGAGATCGCCCGGCGTACTCCCTGGCTGCGCCTGTTGAGCCTCAACCCCCGCAGTAGTGGGTTCATCTCCGAGCGACGCATGCGCGAGCTGCTAGCACTCCACCTCCCCGAGACCTTCGAGGTACTCCAGCGTCGCTTGATCGTGACCGCTACCGACCTCGAGACCGGGCAGCTGGCCTATTTCTTCGAGGGGGATTTGCGTGGGGCAGTGCTGGCCTCCTCCGCCTATCCGGGTCTCTTCAGCCCGGTGGTCTTCAACCGCCGGACCTTCGTGGACGGGGGGGTACTCGACAACCTTCCGGTGGATGCGGCTCGCTTCTTGCAAGCTAAGACCGTGCTGGCGGTGGACGTAACCCCCGAGATCGCCCTGCCCGGGGTACCCCGGACTGCTATCGGGCAGATCCGGCGTTCGGTGGATATCATGCAAAACCACCTCACTGCGGCCCGCCGGGCGCTTTACCCGCCGGAGAAGTATCTGCGCCCGGAACTCGGCGGGGTGGGGATCGAGCAGTTCCACCGCATCGAAGAGATCGTGGAGGCGGGGCGGCGGGCGGCTCGAGATTTATTCTGA
- the lepB gene encoding signal peptidase I yields the protein MRNFWDYLFKEWLRQVGEALLLAFLVTTFIFTTVGVVGNSMNPLNGGALPAGSVSLQNGERVFVPKYETWLVRFGLTQWRRGEIAIIKPPEGTPNAVAQFPILGFQFKAFFIKRIVGVPGDEVSIREGQLVLNGQPIKETHITSLITPYPDNFPGACYRDGRLSHIIMQQGTPFALDELPDYLKDLPGMMMPPSSNDPAYPSPPLELQGERCVVGTLKIAPDHYFVMGDNRTIGGSEDSRTFGPIAKDRIAGRANAVWWPPISRDEAGNTRLNIRSLPIPPAFRQP from the coding sequence GTGCGCAACTTCTGGGATTATCTTTTCAAAGAGTGGCTTCGCCAGGTGGGAGAAGCGCTGCTTCTGGCGTTTCTGGTAACCACCTTCATCTTTACCACGGTGGGGGTGGTGGGCAACAGCATGAATCCCCTAAACGGGGGCGCGTTGCCCGCGGGCTCGGTTTCGCTTCAAAACGGCGAGCGGGTCTTCGTTCCCAAGTACGAGACTTGGCTGGTGCGCTTTGGCCTGACGCAGTGGCGGCGGGGCGAGATTGCCATCATCAAGCCGCCCGAGGGAACACCTAACGCGGTAGCCCAGTTCCCCATCCTGGGTTTCCAGTTCAAGGCCTTCTTCATCAAACGCATCGTAGGGGTTCCAGGGGACGAGGTTAGCATCCGCGAGGGGCAATTGGTGCTCAACGGTCAGCCGATTAAAGAAACCCATATCACCAGCCTCATCACCCCCTACCCCGACAACTTTCCTGGGGCTTGCTACCGCGATGGGCGACTCTCGCACATCATCATGCAGCAAGGAACCCCTTTCGCGCTGGACGAACTGCCCGATTACCTCAAAGACCTTCCGGGCATGATGATGCCGCCCTCGAGCAACGATCCTGCTTACCCCTCGCCGCCGCTGGAGTTGCAAGGCGAGCGCTGCGTGGTAGGTACGCTCAAGATTGCCCCCGATCACTATTTCGTGATGGGCGACAACCGTACCATCGGCGGTTCGGAGGATTCCCGTACCTTCGGCCCTATCGCCAAAGACCGCATCGCCGGGCGGGCCAACGCGGTGTGGTGGCCCCCCATAAGCCGTGACGAGGCCGGGAACACCCGTCTCAACATTCGCAGCTTACCCATCCCCCCGGCATTTAGGCAGCCTTGA
- a CDS encoding NYN domain-containing protein, which yields MAEHLLDPRLLPGYSPMQRVGLFVDTQNLYHSARDYYEKNVNFESLLKHAVSGRQLVRATAYVVEREGDTSAWPFIYKLSTIGYRVRRMNLTLKETTDEGKPIYEGNWDMGIAADMVRLMHTLDVVVLGSGDGDFVDIIEVLMERGIRVEVVAFKETTSQRLIDAVDRFVHLPEIPDPFMPGRERERVVPSAGEK from the coding sequence ATGGCGGAACATTTGCTTGATCCCCGGCTTTTGCCCGGTTATAGCCCCATGCAGCGGGTAGGCCTTTTCGTAGATACCCAAAACCTCTACCACTCCGCCCGTGACTACTACGAGAAGAATGTCAACTTCGAGAGCCTCCTGAAGCACGCGGTAAGCGGGCGGCAACTGGTGCGGGCCACCGCTTACGTGGTTGAACGGGAGGGGGACACCTCGGCGTGGCCCTTTATCTACAAGCTTTCCACCATCGGCTACCGGGTGCGCCGGATGAACCTCACCCTCAAGGAAACCACCGACGAAGGCAAGCCCATCTACGAGGGCAACTGGGACATGGGGATCGCTGCCGACATGGTGCGGCTGATGCACACCCTGGACGTGGTAGTGCTGGGGTCGGGCGACGGAGACTTCGTGGACATCATTGAGGTGCTGATGGAGCGGGGTATTCGGGTAGAAGTGGTGGCCTTTAAGGAGACGACTTCGCAGAGGCTGATCGACGCGGTGGACCGCTTCGTCCACCTGCCGGAGATCCCTGATCCCTTCATGCCAGGCCGCGAACGGGAACGGGTCGTGCCCAGCGCTGGCGAGAAATAA
- a CDS encoding serine/threonine-protein kinase, whose amino-acid sequence MGLPGTTLLGRYRVIRPIARGAVATVYLAFDEHGKPYALKLFPKGRESRADREWKVGMALQHPRINPVLQRFDVHKEETGDAEGPAVLLAFAPGERFSEWRTHHPDGILAVFEALLEALAHMHERGFVHRDVKPENLVVDGTGQARLVDFDLSGPIGERFPKPVRLGTLAYIAPEQVRGQPPGPPADLYSAGVLLYWALSGELPFTGTPEEVLEAHLYEAAPFLESADPWMRRFMERLLAKDPTERFQMGKEALEAFRAL is encoded by the coding sequence GTGGGTTTACCGGGGACAACCCTGCTCGGACGCTACCGGGTAATCCGGCCCATCGCTCGTGGGGCGGTGGCGACGGTCTACTTGGCCTTCGATGAGCACGGCAAACCCTATGCGCTTAAGCTCTTTCCCAAAGGGCGCGAGTCCCGCGCCGACCGAGAGTGGAAGGTAGGGATGGCCCTCCAACACCCTCGCATTAACCCAGTTCTGCAGCGCTTCGATGTGCACAAAGAGGAAACCGGCGATGCCGAAGGCCCGGCGGTCTTGCTAGCCTTCGCTCCTGGCGAGCGTTTCTCCGAGTGGCGCACTCATCACCCCGATGGCATCCTCGCGGTCTTCGAGGCACTGCTCGAAGCCCTAGCCCACATGCACGAACGGGGGTTTGTGCATCGCGACGTAAAGCCAGAAAACCTGGTCGTTGACGGCACCGGGCAGGCTCGGCTGGTAGACTTCGACCTCTCCGGCCCCATCGGCGAACGTTTCCCCAAACCAGTTCGCCTGGGCACTCTGGCATATATTGCCCCCGAGCAGGTGCGTGGCCAACCCCCGGGCCCTCCGGCAGATCTCTACTCGGCAGGAGTGCTACTTTATTGGGCGCTCTCGGGCGAACTCCCCTTTACCGGCACCCCCGAGGAGGTCCTCGAGGCTCACCTATATGAGGCCGCTCCCTTTTTGGAAAGTGCCGATCCCTGGATGCGGCGCTTTATGGAAAGGCTGCTAGCCAAGGATCCCACGGAACGCTTTCAAATGGGAAAGGAAGCGCTCGAGGCCTTCAGGGCGCTTTAA
- a CDS encoding amidohydrolase, whose protein sequence is MLILGEILTMTDPARAEAVYLEGGRIADVGAAEDLQARYPGAKRIRVQRVTPGLHDAHTHPLSWGQHLSMLNLSGLHDPREVAARVAERARELPPGSWIHGSGYLFEAYPDKTLLDQAAPQHPVFLLSRDFHSGWANSRALARAHITPTTPDPEGGVIVRDASGEPTGYLLERATGLMQALLPAPTVQELFLGLQDLARRGYTATHHMGWCPLAFAEELAQHERLPVRLWWAMDKDNWRGVEPGWRGESLEVAAVKFFADGALGSRTAWMSEPYPDGSLGMPLDDLAFILEEGKAALTAGFGLAVHAIGTRAVRGVLEVFRELAQHPLPRPLRMEHAQHVRDVDLPLFRGLPMALSMQPIHALEDAALVRYHQPGREHQAFRLRDLWNTGLPLAFGSDAPVAPPDVRGGLEAALHHPLCPAQSLSEAETLWAFTRGAALAAGWREHGQIRSQAPADLTLWEAEKPVGRVYQGGLELF, encoded by the coding sequence GTGCTCATCCTCGGGGAAATCCTGACCATGACCGATCCTGCTCGAGCCGAGGCGGTGTACCTCGAGGGAGGCCGCATCGCAGACGTAGGGGCCGCAGAAGATTTGCAGGCGCGCTATCCTGGGGCAAAACGTATCCGCGTTCAGCGGGTCACCCCGGGCCTGCACGATGCCCATACCCACCCGCTTTCCTGGGGCCAGCACCTTTCGATGCTCAATCTCTCGGGGTTGCATGACCCCAGGGAGGTCGCAGCGCGGGTCGCCGAGCGGGCCAGGGAACTTCCCCCTGGAAGCTGGATCCACGGGTCGGGGTATTTGTTCGAAGCCTACCCAGACAAAACCTTGCTTGATCAGGCTGCGCCCCAGCACCCTGTTTTCCTGCTAAGCCGCGATTTTCACTCGGGCTGGGCCAACTCGAGGGCACTGGCACGGGCCCACATCACCCCTACCACGCCCGATCCCGAAGGGGGGGTGATTGTGCGCGATGCTTCGGGGGAACCTACGGGATACTTGCTCGAGCGGGCCACTGGCCTGATGCAAGCCCTGCTGCCCGCGCCCACCGTGCAGGAGTTGTTCCTAGGACTACAAGACCTGGCTCGGCGGGGCTACACCGCTACCCACCATATGGGCTGGTGCCCCTTAGCTTTCGCCGAGGAGCTAGCACAGCATGAGCGGCTTCCAGTGCGCTTGTGGTGGGCGATGGACAAGGACAACTGGCGCGGGGTGGAACCTGGCTGGCGCGGAGAATCTTTGGAGGTAGCAGCGGTCAAGTTTTTTGCCGACGGAGCGCTGGGCAGCCGTACCGCCTGGATGAGCGAGCCGTATCCAGATGGTTCCTTGGGGATGCCGCTGGATGATCTGGCGTTCATTCTAGAAGAGGGAAAAGCTGCGCTTACCGCCGGGTTTGGGTTGGCGGTGCACGCCATCGGCACACGGGCAGTGCGGGGGGTGCTGGAGGTTTTTCGCGAGCTGGCCCAACACCCACTGCCTCGACCCTTGCGGATGGAACACGCCCAACACGTGCGGGATGTCGATCTGCCCCTATTCAGGGGCCTGCCGATGGCTCTTTCGATGCAGCCTATCCACGCGCTCGAGGACGCTGCTCTCGTTCGCTACCACCAGCCAGGCCGCGAGCACCAAGCCTTCCGCCTGCGCGACCTGTGGAACACCGGCCTGCCCCTGGCCTTTGGCTCCGACGCCCCCGTCGCCCCGCCCGATGTGCGCGGGGGGCTGGAGGCTGCACTACACCACCCACTGTGCCCCGCCCAATCCTTGAGTGAGGCCGAAACCCTATGGGCGTTTACCCGCGGGGCGGCCTTGGCGGCGGGCTGGCGCGAACACGGCCAGATCCGCTCTCAGGCCCCGGCGGATTTGACCCTATGGGAAGCGGAAAAACCGGTAGGGCGGGTGTATCAAGGGGGGCTCGAGCTGTTCTGA
- a CDS encoding phosphoenolpyruvate carboxylase, with translation MVSDPLYDQLKREVDLLGRALGQAIKTLSGERLYHLEEEVRALTKHLRQNPGDAEAREKMQRLIRGASLAEAEGLVRAFATYFHLVNLAEERQRVRVNRAREAESTPISPRSESFLGLVGSLKAQGLSYEQVVRVLSELRLHLTFTAHPTETRRRTVRYHLGEIERLLEAREQGQPDADCINAIEAHTMLLWGTLELRRTRMTVEDEVKGGLFYLPRTLWASIPRLVEGLERAVEAHYGARPDLSPPLVFRSWIGGDRDGNPNVTPDVTLWAQRYARELALQRFVEEIDGLIRALSLSEDRLPTPREIRLATEEASKKLPLPDRFAGEPYRRYLMIPRYKLRSLLGEQPGPGYASGGELVAELRAIEAGLAQLGLKKVAQTLVKPARVRAEAYGLDLVSLDLREESRQHAEAVAELLRVGGGSENYLELSPEEREALLTQELHSARPLAPVGYRPQTRALSVALGALHNWQARGAYVVSMTHHPSDLLEVFLLAREVGLYRPGRPLPFDVVPLFETLSDLEAAPRVVAELLENPIFQAHVQGRGGMEVMIGYSDSNKDAGFLSANWALYRAQEQVAQVAQGRGVRVYFFHGRGTSTARGGGSAGRAIASLPPGTVGTRMRITEQGEALADRYQHPELAYRNLEQMLYYMGLAAARDAYGQKDTVPQEWKDALEHAARESERVYRALLAEPRFFEFYEAFTPIREIGALNIASRPVYRSGRVREITDLRAIPWVMSWTQVRLLLPGWYGIDAGLGQVPMELRREMYRGWPFFKSTLEAAAEALAKADLGIAREYLRLVSPELAEAFFPPIAQAFERSVKVLEETFQGSLLHNRPILARQTELRNPYVDPISHVQVELLARYRRTPPEHPERPGLERALMLSILGIAAGLRNAG, from the coding sequence ATGGTTTCGGATCCCCTCTACGACCAGCTCAAGCGCGAAGTAGACCTTTTGGGCCGGGCTTTGGGCCAGGCCATTAAAACCCTTTCCGGTGAGCGCCTGTACCACCTCGAGGAGGAGGTTCGGGCCCTTACCAAGCATCTGCGGCAGAACCCTGGCGATGCCGAAGCCCGTGAAAAGATGCAGCGCCTCATTCGCGGTGCTTCCCTAGCGGAGGCCGAGGGGCTGGTTCGGGCTTTCGCGACGTACTTTCACCTAGTAAACCTGGCCGAGGAGCGCCAGCGGGTGCGGGTGAACCGTGCGCGCGAGGCTGAGTCTACGCCAATCTCGCCGCGCTCGGAGTCGTTTTTGGGTCTGGTAGGTTCGCTCAAGGCCCAAGGGCTCAGCTACGAGCAGGTAGTGAGGGTACTCTCCGAACTGCGGCTGCACCTCACCTTTACCGCCCACCCCACCGAGACCCGGCGCCGCACGGTACGCTACCACTTGGGGGAGATTGAGCGGCTGTTAGAGGCGCGGGAACAGGGCCAGCCTGACGCAGACTGCATAAACGCAATTGAAGCCCACACCATGCTCCTATGGGGTACGCTCGAGCTGCGCCGTACCCGCATGACCGTGGAGGATGAGGTGAAAGGCGGCCTCTTTTACCTGCCCCGCACCCTCTGGGCCTCCATCCCCCGCCTGGTCGAAGGGCTCGAGCGGGCAGTAGAGGCCCACTATGGCGCACGCCCCGACCTTTCGCCCCCGCTGGTTTTTAGGAGTTGGATCGGTGGGGATCGCGACGGCAACCCTAATGTCACCCCCGACGTTACTTTATGGGCCCAGCGGTATGCCCGCGAATTGGCCTTGCAGCGGTTTGTGGAGGAGATCGACGGGCTGATCCGCGCTCTTTCCCTAAGCGAAGATCGCCTGCCTACCCCGCGCGAGATTCGCCTGGCCACGGAGGAAGCTTCCAAAAAACTCCCCCTACCCGATCGGTTCGCCGGAGAACCTTACCGCCGTTACCTGATGATCCCCCGCTACAAGCTACGCTCGCTGTTGGGGGAACAGCCGGGGCCGGGATATGCGAGCGGGGGAGAGTTAGTGGCTGAGTTGCGCGCTATCGAGGCTGGGTTAGCCCAGTTGGGGCTGAAGAAAGTTGCCCAGACCCTGGTAAAACCTGCCCGTGTACGGGCTGAAGCCTATGGGCTGGACTTGGTTTCGCTCGATCTGCGGGAGGAGTCTCGCCAACACGCCGAGGCGGTAGCGGAGCTGCTGCGGGTAGGGGGGGGAAGCGAGAACTACCTCGAGCTTAGCCCAGAAGAGCGCGAAGCGTTGCTCACCCAGGAACTGCACTCCGCCCGCCCGTTGGCTCCGGTCGGCTACCGCCCCCAGACCCGTGCCCTTAGCGTGGCTTTGGGCGCGTTGCACAACTGGCAGGCCCGAGGGGCTTATGTGGTGAGCATGACCCACCATCCCAGTGACCTGCTGGAGGTTTTCCTCCTAGCCCGCGAGGTGGGGCTTTACCGCCCGGGGCGCCCTTTGCCGTTCGACGTGGTGCCGCTTTTTGAAACTTTGAGCGACCTCGAGGCAGCCCCCCGGGTGGTGGCAGAGCTGCTGGAGAACCCGATCTTTCAGGCGCACGTACAAGGGCGCGGGGGGATGGAGGTGATGATCGGCTACTCCGACTCCAATAAAGACGCCGGGTTCCTCTCGGCCAACTGGGCCTTGTACCGGGCGCAGGAGCAGGTGGCCCAGGTAGCCCAGGGGCGCGGGGTGCGGGTGTATTTCTTCCACGGGCGCGGTACCTCCACCGCGCGCGGTGGGGGCAGCGCAGGTCGGGCCATCGCCAGCTTGCCGCCCGGTACGGTGGGCACCCGTATGCGCATCACCGAGCAAGGAGAAGCCTTGGCCGACCGCTACCAGCACCCTGAGTTAGCCTACCGCAACCTCGAGCAGATGCTCTACTACATGGGCTTAGCCGCTGCACGAGATGCTTACGGACAAAAAGACACCGTGCCCCAGGAATGGAAGGATGCGCTCGAGCACGCCGCGCGCGAGTCCGAGCGGGTGTACCGGGCCCTGCTTGCCGAGCCGCGTTTCTTCGAATTTTATGAAGCCTTTACCCCTATCCGCGAGATCGGGGCGCTCAACATTGCCTCGAGGCCTGTCTATCGCTCCGGGCGGGTGCGCGAGATCACCGACTTGCGCGCGATTCCCTGGGTAATGAGCTGGACCCAAGTGCGGCTGCTGCTGCCGGGTTGGTACGGGATCGACGCAGGCTTGGGACAAGTTCCTATGGAGCTACGCCGGGAGATGTACCGGGGCTGGCCATTTTTCAAAAGCACCCTCGAAGCCGCCGCTGAAGCCCTTGCCAAGGCCGACTTGGGTATCGCGCGGGAGTATCTGCGGCTAGTTTCCCCCGAGTTGGCCGAGGCTTTCTTTCCTCCCATCGCTCAGGCTTTCGAGCGCAGCGTGAAGGTGCTGGAGGAAACCTTTCAAGGTTCGTTGCTGCACAACCGCCCCATCCTGGCCCGCCAGACTGAGTTGCGCAACCCCTACGTCGACCCCATCAGCCACGTCCAGGTCGAGCTGCTTGCGCGTTACCGTCGAACCCCTCCCGAGCATCCTGAGCGACCCGGCCTCGAGCGGGCCTTGATGCTCTCGATTTTAGGCATTGCTGCGGGGCTGAGGAATGCGGGGTGA